CATAATTTAAGTCACGATTATCAGCAGATACACGGAAGTACTGTCCCATATCCTCACTGCGAAGTCTCTCTTCTCTTGTCATCAATGTCTCATATAACTTCTCACCATGTCTTGTTCCAATAACCTTGGTCTCTGTCTCCCCAAAGAGCTTTTGAACGGCCTTTGCTAAGACACCAATGGTCGAAGCATCTGCCTTTTGAATGAAGAGATCTCCTGGCTTTGCATTGTGGAAGGCAAAATCAACAAGGTCAACCGCCTCATCGAGATTCATCAAAAATCTAGTCATATTTGGATCTGTGATCGTGATTGGATTTCCATGCTTAATTTGATCGATAAAAAGTGGGATAACGGATCCACGGCTGCACATTACATTGCCATAGCGAGTACAGCTAATAATCGTATCTCCTCTTTCTGCTGCCACACGTGCATTGGCATAGATCACATGCTCCATCATAGCCTTTGAAATTCCCATTGCATTAATTGGATATGCAGCCTTATCTGTGGAAAGACATACCACTCGCTTTACTCCCGCCTCAATGGCTGCATGCAACATATTGTCTGTTCCCTCAACATTTGTCTTTACCGCCTGCATTGGGAAGAACTCGCAAGAAGGAACCTGCTTTAGTGCAGCAGCATGGAAAATGTAGTCGACACCCGGCATAGCATCCTTAATGGATCTTGGATCTCTAACATCCCCGATATAAAATTTCACCTTGCCATAGTAATCTGGATACTTCATCTGCAAATCGTGACGCATCTCATCCTGCTTTTTCTCATCTCTTGAAAAAATACGAATCTGACCAATATCTGTAGTCAAAAAATGCTTGAGCACCGTATTTCCAAATGAACCTGTACCTCCTGTAATCATCAATGTTGCTCCTGAATATAATGACATAATCTTATACACTCCTTTTTTCTTTTTTTATAATTTCTCTTATCTTTTGAAATATTGTAATAACTGCTTCATTTCTTGCAACTACACTCACCAAAAAATAAGTCATTATCCCAATAAAGGTTGACCAAGCCAATGAAAGAATTGCCCCAGGAATAGGGCATAGCTTGCTCACCATAATTGCAATCGACATCATTGCCGTAGCTAACAATGTCTTGAGGAAAATCGACCATTTCACCCGAATTTTTACCTGCTGTCTCACATAGTAGAATAAAATTGCATTGACTACCAATTCTGACAAAATTGAGGCAATGGCTGCACCATTTTGCTTCCATATGGGAATGAGCAATAAGTTACAAATAAAGTTGACACCACTGGTCAAAATACTGGCAAATAGTCTTTTCTTTTCCATTTTTATACTAATCAATAGCCGATAACAGATTAAATCTGCCATCGGACGGATAATCATCATTGGGGCAAAAATTTGTAATGTGGCACCTGCCATTAAAAAATGTCTGCCATACAGTGCCACAACAATTTCCTTTCCAAGCAAAGCAATGCCCATACTTGCTGGCAAAGAAATGATGATCAAAAATTGTAATCCCTTTTCTACAAGGCTCTCCAGTTTTTCATTGTCTTTTTCCTCGTACATTCTGCTCAATTTAGGAAAGATAACTTCTGAAACCGATTGGCAACTAATCATTGCCAAAACAATAATTTTACTTGCGATAAAATAATATCCAACCGATGCATCATCTGCCATCTTTCCAAGCATGGTTGTATCTAATTTATTGTAGAGATTCCCAAAAAAGGCCACTCCTGCAAGCTCTAGCATACTCTCCATATGCCTCTTGAGATTTAAGCCCTGAAAAGTAAAACTCACATACTTTCTTGCCCGAAAAATGCTCACAGCATTATTATATACCGTGCTCATACTCGTCAACAGTGCATAGAGCACAAAGTCTTTTTTTGTATGGACAAATAGTAACATAGAAAGCAAGGAAACGATCTTGACAATAGTACTTCTCCCTGTGATAAAGCCATATTCTTCCTGACCTCGATACAGCCAATCAATATTGGCATAGTTAGAAAAAATTACCAGTCCTGTGGCCATATAGAGCCAAAAATCTACACGCAAATTTGCCCGAGAACACACCAATAAAATGTATAGCACCGTGGCAACTGTTGTGGACAAAATATTGATACAAAATAATTCTGAAAAGACAATATTTGTCTTTTCTCTGTCCTTTGCTACATTTGCCATCTCCCTTGTGCCATATTCTGAAAAGCCCAATAGAGCAAGTGCAAGGAAGTAGGAAGCAATATTTTGTGCATAGGCAACCTTTCCAATTCTATCTTCCTGCAAAACTCGTGACACATACATCGAAGTTAGCATCGGAAAAATCAGTACCACTGTCTTATAGAGCATATTGTAGATGGCATTTTTTGCCACAGCTTTTGACTTAACGGCCATTGCTCTTCCCCTTTTGTCTCTTTATCTTTCTTGTGATATAGAGACGAATATGTCGAATGAGACCGAACATCTTTGTCAAGACAAAAAGCAAACCTTTGCCAAATACACCAAATCTTGGCAAAAACCAACGAAACCATTTCACCACTCTATTCTCCCAATCAATCCAAGAGGCATCGTAGTGATGAATGGAAAAAGTATCTGCTTTTATAAAAAGTCCTCCATCCCAAAAATCCTTTGGTGCAAAAAATGACTTGGGATAAATCTCCAATTCGTTCCCAATACACTGTCTTTGATTTCTGACAAGTAGACCTTTCTTTACCAAGAAATCCGTCATCAGCCTTGGACTAGGGGTCATGTCAATGCTTTTGTCCTCTCTGCAAAAATGCCGATTTCCATAGATATCTTTCATCATCTCAAGCAAAATGGGATTATTTTTCTCTGCCCCAAAACCAAGACCAGGATTAATTGCTACTCCATCCCTTTCCCCCTCAAATCCCATATATGCCCGATGATATAAGAGCTCGTCTAATGGTCGAATAAGTTCCACATCGGTATCCAAATAAATGCCACCATTTTGATAAATAATATCTAATCTAGCAAAATCCGGAACAAATCCCCACTTTTTCTGAAGGTAGGCCTCTTCCATATAGGAATTTTTGTGAATGTCATAATTTTTCTCATTCCATTCTACAATTTCATAATCTGGACAAAATCGCTTCCAAGATTGAATACAC
This region of Lachnospiraceae bacterium oral taxon 096 genomic DNA includes:
- a CDS encoding polysaccharide biosynthesis protein — encoded protein: MSLYSGATLMITGGTGSFGNTVLKHFLTTDIGQIRIFSRDEKKQDEMRHDLQMKYPDYYGKVKFYIGDVRDPRSIKDAMPGVDYIFHAAALKQVPSCEFFPMQAVKTNVEGTDNMLHAAIEAGVKRVVCLSTDKAAYPINAMGISKAMMEHVIYANARVAAERGDTIISCTRYGNVMCSRGSVIPLFIDQIKHGNPITITDPNMTRFLMNLDEAVDLVDFAFHNAKPGDLFIQKADASTIGVLAKAVQKLFGETETKVIGTRHGEKLYETLMTREERLRSEDMGQYFRVSADNRDLNYDKYFVNGQVQTMADESYTSHNTNRLDVEGTIKKLMTTDYVNEQLKWFEENRK
- a CDS encoding flippase — its product is MAVKSKAVAKNAIYNMLYKTVVLIFPMLTSMYVSRVLQEDRIGKVAYAQNIASYFLALALLGFSEYGTREMANVAKDREKTNIVFSELFCINILSTTVATVLYILLVCSRANLRVDFWLYMATGLVIFSNYANIDWLYRGQEEYGFITGRSTIVKIVSLLSMLLFVHTKKDFVLYALLTSMSTVYNNAVSIFRARKYVSFTFQGLNLKRHMESMLELAGVAFFGNLYNKLDTTMLGKMADDASVGYYFIASKIIVLAMISCQSVSEVIFPKLSRMYEEKDNEKLESLVEKGLQFLIIISLPASMGIALLGKEIVVALYGRHFLMAGATLQIFAPMMIIRPMADLICYRLLISIKMEKKRLFASILTSGVNFICNLLLIPIWKQNGAAIASILSELVVNAILFYYVRQQVKIRVKWSIFLKTLLATAMMSIAIMVSKLCPIPGAILSLAWSTFIGIMTYFLVSVVARNEAVITIFQKIREIIKKEKRSV
- a CDS encoding glycosyl transferase — encoded protein: MIPKVIHYCWFGGKPLPKIARKCIQSWKRFCPDYEIVEWNEKNYDIHKNSYMEEAYLQKKWGFVPDFARLDIIYQNGGIYLDTDVELIRPLDELLYHRAYMGFEGERDGVAINPGLGFGAEKNNPILLEMMKDIYGNRHFCREDKSIDMTPSPRLMTDFLVKKGLLVRNQRQCIGNELEIYPKSFFAPKDFWDGGLFIKADTFSIHHYDASWIDWENRVVKWFRWFLPRFGVFGKGLLFVLTKMFGLIRHIRLYITRKIKRQKGKSNGR